A window of the Cynocephalus volans isolate mCynVol1 chromosome 10, mCynVol1.pri, whole genome shotgun sequence genome harbors these coding sequences:
- the B3GNT9 gene encoding UDP-GlcNAc:betaGal beta-1,3-N-acetylglucosaminyltransferase 9 — protein MRRRMRLRRDASLTLLLGTALGFLLYAQRDGSAPTTSAPPARGRAAPRPTSGPRAFQVPDAGAALPAYEEDIPAPPTPTGPFDFGRYLRAKDQRRFPLLINQPHKCRGDGAPGGRPDLLIAVKSVAADFERRQAVRQTWGAEGRVQGALVRRVFLLGVPRGAGTDAADGEGAGTRTHWRALLGAESRAFADILLWAFDDTFFNLTLKEIHFLSWASAFCPDVRFVFKGDADVFVHVGNLLEFLAPRDPGQDLLAGDVIIHARPIRTRASKYYIPEAVYGLPSYPAYAGGGGFVLSGATLRHLTRACAQVELFPIDDVFLGMCLQRLRLTPEPHPAFRTFGISQPSAAPHLRTFDPCFYRELVVVHGLSAADIWLMWRLLHGPHGPACAHSQPVAAGPFQWDS, from the coding sequence ATGAGGCGGCGGATGCGCCTACGCCGGGACGCGTCGCTCACGCTGCTCCTCGGCACCGCCCTCGGCTTCCTACTGTATGCACAGCGCGACGGCTCGGCCCCGACGACGAGCGCGCCGCCAGCGCGCGGGAGGGCGGCACCAAGGCCCACCTCCGGACCCCGCGCGTTCCAGGTACCGGACGCGGGTGCAGCCCTACCAGCCTACGAAGAAGACATACCAGCGCCGCCAACGCCCACAGGACCCTTTGACTTCGGCCGCTACCTGCGCGCCAAGGACCAGCGGCGCTTCCCGCTACTCATTAACCAGCCGCACAAGTGCCGCGGTGACGGTGCACCCGGCGGCCGACCCGATCTGCTCATCGCTGTCAAGTCAGTGGCGGCCGACTTCGAGAGACGCCAAGCGGTGCGCCAGACGTGGGGCGCTGAGGGTCGCGTGCAGGGGGCGCTCGTGCGCCGTGTGTTCTTGCTGGGCGTGCCGAGGGGCGCAGGCACAGACGCTGCAGACGGGGAGGGGGCGGGCACGCGAACGCACTGGCGCGCCCTACTTGGTGCTGAGAGCCGTGCATTCGCGGACATCCTGCTCTGGGCCTTCGACGACACTTTTTTCAATCTAACCCTCAAGGAGATCCATTTTCTGTCCTGGGCCTCCGCCTTCTGCCCCGACGTGCGGTTTGTTTTTAAGGGCGACGCCGATGTGTTCGTGCACGTGGGAAACTTGCTGGAGTTCCTAGCGCCTCGGGATCCGGGGCAGGACCTCCTTGCGGGTGACGTGATTATACATGCGCGGCCAATCCGCACACGGGCCAGCAAATACTATATCCCCGAGGCTGTGTACGGCCTGCCCTCGTATCCGGCCTATGCGGGAGGTGGAGGCTTTGTGCTTTCCGGGGCCACCCTGCGCCATCTGACCCGCGCCTGCGCGCAGGTTGAGCTGTTCCCCATCGACGATGTCTTTCTGGGCATGTGCCTGCAGCGCCTGCGACTCACACCTGAGCCTCACCCCGCTTTCCGCACCTTTGGCATCTCCCAGCCTTCAGCGGCGCCACATCTGCGCACCTTCGACCCCTGCTTTTATCGCGAGCTGGTTGTAGTGCATGGGCTCTCGGCTGCTGACATCTGGCTTATGTGGCGTCTGCTGCACGGGCCACATGGGCCAGCCTGTGCACATTCACAGCCTGTAGCCGCAGGACCCTTCCAGTGGGACTCCTAG